A window of Fusarium oxysporum Fo47 chromosome II, complete sequence genomic DNA:
GAGGCAACCTTGGAGACCCCgcctgaagaagatgaccaCACGCGATTGGTCTACAGCTCTAGCTCTTATCCTCCACTTTACCCTTTCTCGAGCTCTCCCCCAGTCAAACCAACACCGAACACCGAGATATGCCCCGTATCATGGAAGAGGAGCTTCTCGCCCATTTGCCCATACTTTCCTCTTCGAGTAAGACCCCTCCAAGTGTGTGGTCGCACGCGCTCCCCCCTCCCCCGCTCTCTTCGGCTGCGCGCGTGTTAGTTGGGACGGCATCCAGCGGGTTACAGGCCGGTCGCCGTGAATTACAGACCACAGACACTCGAAATAGCAGTCTGGCCAAGTACCTGATGGAATTCACAGCTCGATATTCAATGTCCGGCCTCGTTACGGCTGCCAGTTTCGGCGCTTGTCGCCTCCACAGAGAACCTACCGAGATGGAGAATGCTTCCAGACTTTGACGCCCACAGCTGATAGAGTACTCCATAACGTACACACATGGTCCCCCCCCTCAGATGCCGACACCTTCGGGGTTCGCGGGATCGATGGAGATTCGCTGTCTCAGAGACACCGGCCCCTGCCCGTGCCACGGTTCCAGTTCCGTTCATGGCGAGAACGCAAGCATTACAGCGCAGCACTACggtgcttgtgcttgtgcgTGTGCGTGTGCGTGAGACGTGGAACCTTGGCTGTGCcatctttgtcttgtctctctAACTGTGGAGAGCATACATCGTTGTAACAGGCTCGATCAGACGCCGGTGCCCGTTACTTGGTGACAAGATACATAGCCATGGCGCGTTCATTTCCAGAGCATAAATATCTGGCATTGGACCCTCGATATCCTactttctctcctcctcactctcatcatcaccatcatcatcatcatcactcttccttcttctcttaCTTCCTCCTTTAACCAATAAACCCTTTTCACAACCGCCAAAATGGTAAGCATTCCTCTCCATCTATATCTCTACATCCTCTTGAGCCTCAACTAACACGCCAAAcaggtcaaggttcttgCAGTTCTCTACGATGGTGGCCAGCACGCCAAGGATGTATGTCTTTACCACTTTCTATTTCAACCCAATTCCTCTTGATTCTTTATCAACTATCTCCAATGGTCGTTGATTCTGCCTTCAACTCTCATATCTACCGACAACCACAAACAACTCCCCACACACCATCCCTCCGCGCTTGTCGATCTCAAACGCGGGGAAATGGTCTCACTACATGAGAATCAGCCACATCCAGCCCGATGATGCGGGGCAACGTCTGGGCAACATGCAAAGACATCGAAAAGTGACAGTTGGGTGGCATTATATGGCTTGTTCCACTCGTGGTATACACTACAAGGGTCTGAGTAACAATGCAACCCAACTTACACCCAATGTCTGAACATTGCACCATCAACCCCTCAATCACTCTTCAAATCACTTCTCCTCAGCCAATTGGTTTTATGGCGACTAACGCGTCTCATAGCAACCCCTCCTTCTCGGTACCACTGAGAACGAGCTCGGTATCCGCAAGTGGCTCGAGGACCAAGGCCACACTCTCATCACCACATCTGACAAGGACGATGAGGGTTCTACCTTCGACAAGGAGCTCGAGGATGCtgagatcatcatcaccactccCTTCCACCCTGGTTACCTGACCGCTGAGCGTCTTGCTCgcgccaagaagctcaagcttgcTGTCACCGCTGGTATCGGCTCTGACCACGTCGACCTCAACGCtgccaacaagaccaacGGTGGTATCACCGTTGCTGAGGTCACTGGCTCCAACGTCGTCTCCGTTGCTGAGCACGTTCTCATGACCATCCTCGTCCTTATCCGCAACTTCGTCCCTGCCCACGAGCAGATTGAGGCCGGTGACTGGAACGTTGCCCATGCTGCCAAGCAGGAGTTCGATCTTGAGGGCAAGGTTGTCGGTACCGTAGCTGTCGGCCGCATTGGTGAGCGTGTCCTCCGCCGCCTCAAGCCCTTCGACTGCAAGGAGCTCCTCTACTTCGACTACCAGCCCCTTTCTcctgagaaggagaaggagattggcTGCCGCCGCGTCGATACTCTCGAGGAGATGCTCGCTCAGTGTGATATCGTCACCATCAACTGCCCTCTCCACGAGAAGACCAAGggtctcttcaacaaggacctcatcgccaagatgaagaagggttcTTACCTCGTCAACACTGCCCGTGGTGCCATCGTTGTCAAGGAGGACGTTGCTGCCGCTCTCAAGTCTGGTCACCTCGCCGGTTACGGTGGTGATGTCTGGGACCACCAGCCCGCTCCCAAGGACCACCCTCTGCGAACCGCCAAGAACAACTGGGGTGGCGGTAACGCCATGGTTCCTCACATGTCCGGTACCTCTCTGGACGCTCAGATCCGATATGCCAACGGTACCAAGGCCATCATCGACTCTTACCTCTCTGGCCGCCACGACTACAAGCCTGAGGATCTCATCGTTCACCAGGGTGACTATGCCACCAAGGCCTATGGTCAGCGTGAGAAGAAATAAATGTATTGAGAGAATGGAAGAAATGATTTgtacatgatgatgaatagTTTTACAACAACTGCATTATAGACGCGGGTCAAAAGCAATCAGCGTTGCAGATAATACAATTTGTTAAAGTTCTACCTCCTTTTGTCTTTTGCCTTCAGTGATCCTAACAATATGCCATGAAAAGCCTCGCCCGAGCTCTTAAGCTCCCAATTATTTCACTTGATAATCTCCATTAAGTAGCATTAATAAAGGTTGGCAAAGGCTAAATTTAACCTGAACCTTTCAACATATGATAAATACCTACgtagagaaaaaaaaggataaTTGATATAGCACATATAGATGAAGTACCTTTGTCAAAAGAAATACTATGTGTTCTATCTTTTgattctccttcttggttCCTATAATCACCCCAACAATGCAGCAGGCATCGGGCTGCCTGTGTACGTCAACAGCCATTTTACACATTCACTCACAATGACTACCGCCAAAATGAAGCCAAGCAGAAATGTTCTACTGTTCTTAGTCTTTTACTTTGCTATTAATACA
This region includes:
- a CDS encoding D-isomer specific 2-hydroxyacid dehydrogenase, producing the protein MVKVLAVLYDGGQHAKDQPLLLGTTENELGIRKWLEDQGHTLITTSDKDDEGSTFDKELEDAEIIITTPFHPGYLTAERLARAKKLKLAVTAGIGSDHVDLNAANKTNGGITVAEVTGSNVVSVAEHVLMTILVLIRNFVPAHEQIEAGDWNVAHAAKQEFDLEGKVVGTVAVGRIGERVLRRLKPFDCKELLYFDYQPLSPEKEKEIGCRRVDTLEEMLAQCDIVTINCPLHEKTKGLFNKDLIAKMKKGSYLVNTARGAIVVKEDVAAALKSGHLAGYGGDVWDHQPAPKDHPLRTAKNNWGGGNAMVPHMSGTSLDAQIRYANGTKAIIDSYLSGRHDYKPEDLIVHQGDYATKAYGQREKK